A single window of Micromonas commoda chromosome 6, complete sequence DNA harbors:
- a CDS encoding predicted protein, with the protein SRTDKFYYLAKEQGFRSRASFKLVQLNRKYDFFSGARACMDLCAAPGGWLQVAQKYMPMSSLIVGVDLAPIKPIRGCTTFVDDITTQSCRAQLRRVTPEGTKYDIVMNDGAPNVGGNFAAESYTQAALTLDSLRLASEFLREGGWFVTKVFRSTEYHALLYSMQQLFKKVESTKPVASRGTSAEIYVVCIGYLAPAKIDP; encoded by the coding sequence gcgtcgttcaaGCTCGTCCAGCTCAACCGCAAGTATGACTTCTtcagcggcgcgcgcgcgtgcatggacctctgcgccgcccccggcggttGGCTCCAGGTGGCGCAAAAGTACATGCCGATGTCGTCGCTCATCGTgggcgtcgacctcgcgccAATCAAGCCCATCCGCGGGTGCACCACCTTCGTGGACGACATCACCACGCAGTCGTGCCGCGCGCAGCTTCGCAGGGTCACCCCGGAGGGCACCAAGTACGACATCGTCATGAACGACGGCGCTCCAAACGTCGGCGGCaacttcgccgccgagtcctACACCCAGGCGGCGCTCACGCTCGACTCGCTCCGCCTCGCCTCGGAGTttctccgcgagggcggatgGTTCGTGACGAAGGTGTTCCGCTCCACCGAGTACCACGCGCTGCTCTACTCCATGCAGCAGCTGTTCAAGAAGGTGGAGAGCACCAAACCGGTGGCGTCTCGCGGAACCTCGGCGGAGATTTACGTCGTGTGCATCGGGTACCTGGCGCCAGCCAAGATCGACCCG